One part of the Syntrophaceae bacterium genome encodes these proteins:
- a CDS encoding MFS transporter, translated as MQKISFRESRWVLFPICFGVIFTDMVGYGIISPSIPLFAKALSASDSQMGYAFAGYPIAFTLSILPLGLLVDRIGKNYLIISISLYVLCLASLMMAFSTSIWMLIIARALQGFASASAWVATQPLVAGASDDGGVSSQEMSIVTIASGVGVIVGPLLGGIGSLETPFIINAALAFFLGLTASFFLTRQGTGSPEKKQGLLRMFKKKGILIACLAIFFSCSCFGIMELLLPLYLDRLGYVKLYIGLLFGIFSVLYVASQPFISRWIDRKGGYGPIYMGSLGLAIGMALVIQVTGFLSVSVIMSFLGVFSGMLFLASMFIVGEESSKGQRGSAYAIWNLAFSLGYLIGPVAGGNLSSLLGLKAAFYVFATALLIGTAWIFFSVREATTNR; from the coding sequence ATGCAGAAAATTTCCTTCAGAGAATCGCGATGGGTGCTCTTTCCAATCTGCTTTGGAGTGATCTTCACCGACATGGTGGGCTATGGAATCATTTCACCAAGCATTCCCCTTTTTGCAAAAGCCTTATCAGCCAGCGATTCACAGATGGGCTACGCTTTTGCAGGCTATCCGATAGCCTTTACCCTATCGATCCTCCCCCTTGGCCTTCTGGTGGACCGGATCGGCAAGAATTATCTCATCATCTCAATCTCGTTATATGTTCTTTGTCTTGCAAGCCTTATGATGGCATTTAGCACGAGTATTTGGATGCTCATCATAGCCAGGGCCCTTCAGGGATTCGCCTCGGCATCAGCGTGGGTTGCCACGCAACCTCTGGTTGCCGGAGCGTCTGACGATGGAGGAGTGAGTAGCCAAGAGATGAGCATTGTGACTATAGCTTCCGGCGTCGGTGTCATCGTGGGGCCCCTCTTGGGTGGTATCGGCTCGCTTGAAACCCCGTTCATCATCAATGCAGCACTAGCCTTTTTCCTGGGGCTCACAGCATCTTTTTTCCTGACCCGTCAAGGGACAGGTTCTCCTGAAAAAAAGCAGGGCTTGCTTCGGATGTTTAAAAAGAAGGGTATCCTTATTGCTTGCCTTGCGATCTTCTTTTCGTGTTCCTGTTTCGGTATCATGGAGCTTCTCCTGCCTCTCTACCTCGACCGCCTTGGATATGTGAAGCTATACATAGGACTCCTTTTCGGGATCTTTTCCGTACTCTATGTGGCCTCCCAACCGTTCATCAGCCGCTGGATCGACCGAAAGGGGGGCTATGGTCCGATCTATATGGGAAGCCTGGGCCTTGCCATTGGCATGGCCTTGGTCATCCAAGTAACTGGGTTCTTGAGTGTCTCAGTGATCATGTCTTTCCTTGGAGTATTCAGCGGCATGCTCTTTCTGGCGTCGATGTTCATCGTTGGTGAAGAGAGCAGTAAGGGACAGCGAGGAAGTGCCTATGCCATCTGGAACCTGGCTTTTTCTTTGGGGTATCTGATCGGCCCGGTGGCGGGAGGAAACCTGTCGAGTCTTCTCGGCCTAAAGGCAGCTTTCTATGTTTTTGCAACTGCCCTCCTCATTGGAACTGCATGGATTTTCTTTTCTGTCAGAGAAGCAACCACAAATAGATAA
- the argB gene encoding acetylglutamate kinase: MKEAIRKSSVLIEALPYIKKFYGKTIVIKYGGAAVDEKGIDRGILEDVMFMNYAGMHPVVVHGGGAFISKMMKKAGLEPKFIDGRRYTDHNAIRIIDKALRVINKRIVAELKGMGARAFGLSGAENELIKVKKLTSKDDLGFVGEVTSVDTTVVKRLLSDNLVPVIYPLGHGREGELYNVNADDVASAIAAKLKAEKFVLLTNVMGIMKDKKDPKTLYETLKSSDVKRLIEDNVIDSGMIPKAEACVRALKGGVKKAHILDASIMHAMLLEIFTDTGIGTEIVK; encoded by the coding sequence ATGAAAGAAGCGATCAGGAAAAGTAGTGTATTGATAGAGGCACTTCCGTACATCAAGAAATTCTACGGAAAGACCATCGTGATTAAGTATGGCGGGGCTGCGGTTGACGAAAAAGGCATCGACAGAGGAATACTCGAGGACGTCATGTTCATGAACTACGCCGGGATGCACCCGGTTGTCGTTCACGGTGGAGGTGCGTTCATCTCCAAGATGATGAAAAAAGCCGGCTTGGAACCGAAATTCATCGACGGCCGGCGCTATACTGACCATAATGCCATCCGGATCATCGACAAGGCCCTCCGCGTAATAAACAAGAGGATCGTGGCCGAACTAAAAGGAATGGGTGCGCGGGCTTTCGGTTTGAGCGGCGCGGAGAACGAACTCATAAAGGTTAAGAAGCTTACTTCCAAAGATGACCTTGGGTTTGTGGGCGAGGTAACATCAGTCGATACGACAGTGGTCAAAAGGCTTTTAAGCGACAATTTGGTGCCTGTAATATATCCGCTTGGGCATGGCCGTGAGGGAGAACTTTACAATGTGAATGCGGATGACGTGGCAAGCGCGATAGCGGCCAAACTCAAGGCCGAAAAGTTTGTTCTGCTCACGAACGTGATGGGGATCATGAAGGACAAGAAAGATCCGAAGACACTTTATGAGACTTTGAAGTCCTCAGACGTCAAGCGTCTTATAGAAGATAATGTAATTGATTCTGGGATGATACCAAAAGCAGAAGCATGCGTCAGGGCCTTAAAGGGTGGTGTAAAGAAGGCCCATATACTCGATGCCAGTATCATGCATGCGATGCTACTCGAAATATTCACGGACACGGGGATCGGAACGGAGATTGTGAAGTGA